One genomic segment of Erythrolamprus reginae isolate rEryReg1 chromosome 2, rEryReg1.hap1, whole genome shotgun sequence includes these proteins:
- the SHQ1 gene encoding protein SHQ1 homolog isoform X1 has translation MLIADWPKSQPIVANAKKSFATELLELVQTCCKMPPKRCARSAGGDAKKTRRILTIKEKIDILDMLKGGRSYADVGRQYGINESSVRTIRDDEKKIRQSSLMAFNKAAKRMVTPRNKRLMKMEAALSLWVQDCRKKSIALDTNTIRTKAQQLYNRLEDTEEGDADEGNAASASASAPATFTASKGWFEKFQRRYGLKSVSLHGEAASADTGAAENFVQRTFKELIAEGGYLPEQVFNMDETGLFWKRMPSRTFLMQDEAKAPGFKAMKDRVTLIMCGNAAGFLLKPGLIYKSQNPRALKNRNKNALPVYWMHNAKAWITKPLTRDWFHQCFIPQVKDYLAGKGLDFKVLLLMDNAGGHDHLDHEHDGVQVEFLPPNTTSLIQPMDQGIIRAFKALYTRNSLGSIVEAMDADDNFTLKAYWRQYTIASCLKNIQNALTDMKTQTMNACWRKLWPEVVHDYKGFAPEEIQDAAVQNSVKLAQALGGEGFVDMTAEEVNGLLDEHGLPLTDKDLEELTRSASEEEEEAEAEQAEEEEDVGLTLERLAELNRATSNVQRMVELWDPNMTRSIQFNASLDNIFAPYRSMLAQKKKRRQQLPMTMFVTKTKRSVTPSPAASIVEMVIEEDP, from the exons atgctgattgctgattggccaaaatctcaaccaatcgttgcaaacgcaaaaaaaagctttgcaactgaacttttggaacttgttcagacttgttgcaagatgcctcctaaacgttgtgctcggagtgctggcggcgacgctaaaaagaccaggaggatactcacaattaaagagaaaattgacattttggacatgctgaaagggggacgctcttatgcagatgttggtcggcagtatgggatcaacgaatcgagtgtgcgaaccattcgtgacgacgagaaaaagataaggcaaagttccctGATGgccttcaacaaggctgcaaaaagaatggtgacaccTCGAAACAAACGGctcatgaagatggaagctgctttgtccctgtgggtacaagactgccgcaaaaagagcattgctttggataccaacactatcaGAACCAaagcacaacaattgtacaaccgtcttgaagacacagaagaaggcgatgcagatgagggaaacgcag cctcagcctcagcctcagccccagccacattcacagcaagcaaagggtggtttgagaaatttcaacggcgctatggcctgaagagtgtgtcattgcacggagaagctgcctcagcagatacaggtgcagcagaaaactttgtccagcgcacgtttaaagagctaattgcagaagggggctaccttccagaacaggtgttcaacatggacgaaacaggcctgttctggaagaggatgccttcaaggactttcttgatgcaagatgaagccaaagcccctggctttaaggccatgaaagatcgagtgactttgatcatgtgtgggaatgcagcaggctttttgctgaagccagggctaatttataagtcacaaaatccaagagccctcaagaacagaaataagaatgcattgccagtgtactggatgcataatgctaaagcatggattacaaaacccctcacgcgggactggtttcatcagtgcttcatcccacaggtgaaggattatttggctggcaaaggactggatttcaaagtgcttctcctaatggacaatgctggcggccatgatcacctggaccatgaacatgatggggtgcaagttgaattcttgccaccaaacaccacatcgcttatccagccgatggatcaaggtattatccgtgcatttaaggcactgtacacgcgcaattctcttggaagcatcgtggaagcaatggatgctgatgacaacttcacattgaaggcctactggcgtcagtacacaattgcatcttgtctgaagaacattcagaatgccttgacagatatgaagacacagacaatgaatgcctgctggaggaaattgtggccagaagtggtgcatgattacaagggatttgctcccgaagaaatccaagatgctgcagtccagaactctgtgaagctggcacaggcactgggtggagaaggcttcgttgacatgacagcagaggaagtcaatggtttgcttgatgagcatggcctaccgctgacagacaaagatctggaggagctgaccaggtcagcgagtgaagaagaggaggaagcggaagctgaacaagctgaggaagaagaagatgttggcctaacgcttgagcggcttgcagaactgaacagagccacttcaaatgtacaacgcatggtggaactttgggatcccaacatgactcgctctatacagtttaacgcctcccttgacaacatctttgcaccatacagatccatgttagcccagaaaaagaaacggcgccaacaactgcccatgaccatgtttgtcacaaaaaccaagaggtctgtcacaccatcacctgcagcgtccattgtagaaatggtgatagaagaagatccctag